CGATGCCGCGGGTCCAAATGCCGACATTGTAGTTCATCCGCTGCTGGAGCAGCAATTGCGCCATCGAGTCGGAGGGCGCGAAGATCGCGTCGCAGCGCCGGTAGAAGCGGCGCAGCATGGCCTCGATCACCGGCTCGACGAAGCCGAAGCCGTAATAACGGGCATAAGTCTCGAAGCGGGTGTGGACCGAGGCGACGGCGGGCCTGCCGAGCCGGCGCGCGAACCTGACTGCATCGTGGCCGAGCATGTCGGGGCTGGCGACGTGGAAGATGTTGGGCGCGAACGCCTCGATGTCGCGCTTGACCCGGCGCGGGATCGGCAGGGGGAAGCGATATTCGGGCCGTCCGGGAATGGCGAAGGAGGGGATCGAGACGAGGTCGCCCATCGGCGGCAGCGCCGGCTCGGCCACCGTCGGCGAATAGATCCGCACCGCGACACCCTGGCGCAGCAGATATTCGACCAGCCTGTTGAGCGCCTGGTTGGCGCCGTCGCGCACGTAATTGTAGTTGCCGCTGAACAGGGCAATGCGAAGGCCGGTCACGTCCATTGCGGCGCGAATAGCCGCTTATGCGGGGGAGGGGAACCGCTTGGGGGCGGATCCGCCCAACCCTCATGGCGTGCGCTTAGTGGGTCTCGGAGCCCCCTCCACCGTCTTGCAGGCGGTCCCCCTCCCGGCGTGCGGGGAGGACCTCTGAGCCGTCCTGGACCCTCGGCGCGCGGCGGCCGCGGTCGAGCTTGATGCGGATGCGGGCGACGGCGGGCAGGATCATCAGGGCCAGGATGAACAGGGCAATCGCAATCTTCATGGCAGTAAAATCCAGCTAACTCCCCTGACGATAGGGCTTTGACTTCATGGGAGGCGGGGCGCCCCAAAGGAAAGGCCCCGCCGGATCGCTCCGACGGGGCCTTTTCTCATTCTGCGACGACGCGCGCCTCAGCTCTGCAGATATTCGCCTGCATCGGCGTCGGTGCCGTGGCCGCTCGGGGTGACATCGCCGAGCGGATCGTTGCCGATCGCGGCTTCCGGACCCTGGGCCAGTTCCGCTGCATGCTCCTCGGCGGCGCTGTTCGGCGCGTAGAGGCTCTCCTGCAGCGAGCGATGCTGCGCGCGGAGCGCGGCGTCGCGGCTGGTGGCGGCGATCCGGTAGCGGTTCATGCCGGCGCCGGTGCCCGCCGGGATCAGGCGGCCGACGATGACATTCTCCTTGAGGCCGTCGAGCGTGTCGATCTTGCCCTGGACCGAGGCTTCGGTGAGCACCCGGGTGGTCTCCTGGAAGGAGGCGGCCGAGATGAAGCTGCGGGTCTGGAGCGACGCCTTGGTGATTCCGAGCAGGACCGGCTTGCCTTCGGCCGGGCGCTGCTTCGGGTTCAGCTTGGCGTTGATGTCGCGCATTTCCTGCAGATCGACCTGCTCGCCGGCCAGCAGGGTGGTGTCCCCGCCGTCGGTGATCTCGACCTTCTGCAGCATCTGACGGACGATCGTCTCGATGTGCTTGTCGTTGATCTTAACGCCCTGGAGTCGATAAACTTCCTGGATTTCCGAGACCAGATATTCGGCCAGAGCAACCACGCCGAGCACCTCGAGGATGTCGTGCGGATCCGGGCTGCCGCCGATGAGGTTGTCGCCGCGCTTGACGAAATCGCCTTCCTGCACGTCGATGACCTTCGACTTGGGCACCAGATACTCGACCGGATCCGACCCGTCGTCCGGGATGATCGCGATCTTGCGCTTGGCCTTATAGTCCTTGCCGAACGCGACCCGGCCCGAGACCTTGGCGATGATCGCATTCTCCTTCGGCTTGCGGGCCTCGAAGAGCTCGGCGACGCGCGGCAGACCGCCGGTGATGTCGCGGGTCTTGGCGGCTTCGCGCGACACGCGGGCAAGCACTTCGCCGCCCTGCACGCGCTGACCGTCCTCGACCGACATCATCGCACCCGGAGCCAGCATGTAGCGGGCAGCCTCGCCGCTCTGCTCGTCGAGAAGGGTGATGCGCGGACGCAGATCCTCCTTCGAACGGGCCGAACCGCGGAACTCGGTGACGATGCGCTGGGCAATACCAGTGGCTTCGTCGGTCTGCTCGGCGAGCGTCTTGCCCTCGATCAGATCCTGGAACTTCACGATACCACCCTTTTCGGTAATCACCGGCATCATGAACGGATCCCACTCGGCGATCCGATCGCCCTTGTTCACGATGTGCCCATGATCGACCATCAGGTGCGCGCCGTAGGGGATACGGTGCGACGAGCGCTCGCGGCCGTCCATGTCGACGATCGCAAGTTCGCCGTTGCGGGCCATCGCGACGCGGCGGCCGCGCGGATCGACGATCGTCGGCAGGTCGCGAAGCTCGATCGTGCCGTCCACCGTGGCCTCGAGGTTCGAGGTCTCGTTGAGCTGGGCGGCACCGCCGATGTGGAAGGTGCGCATGGTCAGCTGCGTGCCCGGCTCACCGATCGACTGGGCGGCGATCACGCCGACCGCCTCGCCGATGTTGACCGGCGTGCCGCGGGCAAGATCGCGCCCGTAGCACTTGCCGCAGACGCCGTGCTCGCTTTCGCAGATCAGCGGCGAGCGGATCTTGACCGCCTGCACGCCGAGCTCGTCGATCTTCAAGGCACCGGCCTCGTCGATCAGTTCGCCTTCCTTGGCCAGCACGGTACCGGTCTTCTCGTCGACGATGTCGGCGGAGGGAGTCCGGCCGAGGATGCGCTCGCCAAGCGAGGCGATGACCGCGCCGCCCTGGACGATGGCGCGCATCTCGAGTGCATTCTCGGTCCCGCAATCCTCCTCGACGATCACGCAATCCTGGCTGACGTCGACCAGACGGCGGGTCAGATAGCCCGAATTCGCCGTCTTGAGCGCGGTGTCGGCCAGACCCTTGCGGGCGCCGTGGGTGGAGTTGAAGTATTCGAGGACGGTCAGACCTTCCTTGAAGTTCGAGATGATCGGCGTCTCGATGATCTCGCCCGACGGCTTGGCCATGAGGCCGCGCATGCCGGCAAGCTGCTTCATCTGCGCCTGCGAACCACGGGCACCAGAATGCGCCATCATGTAGATGGAGTTGATCTGGGCCATGCGGCCATTCTCGTCCTTGGGCTGCGCCTTGATCTTTTCCATCATGGCATTCGCGACCTGGTCGCCACAGCGGCTCCAGGCGTCGATCACCTTGTTGTACTTTTCCTGCTGGGTGATCAGGCCGTCCTGATACTGCTGCTCGTAATCCTTCACGAGTGCACGGGTCTCGTCGACCAGAGCAACCTTCTCGTGCGGGATGATCATGTCGTCCTTGCCGAACGAAATGCCGGCGCGGAAGGCGTGACGGAAGCCGAGGCCCATGATCGCGTCCGCGAACAGCACCGTCTCCTTCTGACCGGTGTGGCGATAGACGGTGTCGATGACGTCGCCGATCTCCTTCTTGGTCAGCAGGCGGTTGACGGTCTCGAACGGCACCTTGTGGCTCTTCGGGAGCGTCTCGCCCAGCAACATGCGGCCCGGCGTCGTCTCGAAGCGCTTCATGTACTGCTTGCCCTGCTCGTCGGTCTGCGGAACGCGGCTGACGATCTTGGTATGCAGGGTGACCGCGCCGGCGTTCAGCGCCTGGTGGACTTCCTGCATGTCGGACAGCAGGGCGCCTTCGCCCGGCTCACCCTCACGCTCCAGCGAGAGGTAATAGAGACCGAGGACCATGTCCTGCGACGGAACGATGATCGGCTTGCCGTTGGCGGGCGACAGGATGTTGTTGGTCGACATCATCAGCACGCGCGCTTCGAGCTGGGCCTCGAGGCTCAGCGGAACGTGCACGGCCATCTGATCGCCGTCGAAGTCGGCGTTGAACGCGGCGCAGACCAGCGGGTGAAGCTGGATCGCCTTGCCCTCGATCAGCACCGGCTCGAACGCCTGGATGCCGAGGCGGTGGAGCGTCGGCGCGCGGTTCAGCAGCACCGGATGCTCGCGGATCACCTCGTCGAGAATGTCCCAGACTTCCTTGCGCTCCTTCTCGACCCACTTCTTCGCCTGCTTCAGGGTCATGGAGAGACCCTTGGCGTCGAGCCGCGAGTAGATGAACGGCTTGAACAGCTCGAGCGCCATCTTCTTCGGCAGGCCGCACTGGTGGAGCTTGAGCTCCGGACCGGTGACGATGACCGAGCGGCCGGAATAGTCGACGCGCTTGCCGAGCAGATTCTGGCGGAAGCGGCCCTGCTTGCCCTTCAGCATGTCGGACAGCGACTTCAGCGGACGCTTGTTGGCACCGGTGATGGTGCGGCCGCGGCGGCCATTGTCGAACAGGGCGTCGACCGCTTCCTGCAGCATGCGCTTTTCGTTGCGGACGATGATGTCCGGCGCGCGCAGCTCCATCAGCCGCTTCAAGCGGTTGTTGCGGTTGATCACGCGACGATAGAGATCATTCAAGTCCGAGGTCGCGAAGCGGCCGCCGTCCAGCGGCACCAGCGGGCGCAGCTCGGGCGGGATCACCGGAACGACGTCGAGGATCATCCACTCCGGACGGTTGCCGGATTCGAGGAAGCTTTCGACGACCTTCAGCCGCTTGATGATCTTCTTGGGCTTCAATTCCGACTTGGTCTCGGCGAGATCCTTGAGCAGGGCCTCACGCTCGCCCTCGAGATCGAGGTCGATCAGCATCTGCTTGACCGCTTCGGCGCCGATGCCGGCGGAGAAGGCGTCCTCGCCATGCTCGTCCTGTGCCTCGATCAGCTCGTCTTCGGTGAGGAGCTGATACTTTTCGAGCGGGGTCAGGCCCGGCTCGATGACGACATAGGATTCGAAATAGAGAATCCGCTCGAGCTGCTTCAGCTGCATGTCGAGCAGCAGGCCGATGCGGCTCGGCAGCGACTTCAGGAACCAGATATGGGCGACCGGCGCGGCCAGCTCGATATGGCCCATGCGCTCGCGGCGGACCTTCGACACGGTCACTTCCACGCCGCACTTCTCGCAGACGATGCCCTTATACTTCATCCGCTTGTACTTGCCGCACAGGCATTCGTAATCCTTGATCGGACCGAAGATGCGCGCGCAGAACAGGCCGTCACGCTCGGGCTTGAACGTGCGGTAGTTGATCGTCTCGGGCTTCTTGATCTCGCCGAAAGACCAGGAACGGATGCGCTCGGGAGAGGCGATGCCGATCTTGATCTGGTCGAACGTTTCCGGCTTGGCGACCGGATTGGCGAAGTTGGTCAGTTCGTTCATGCTCTTTTCCTTCAAACCCTCTCCCCTTCAGGGGAGAGGAAGAGCCGCCGCAGGCGGCGAAGGAGAGGGGAAGACAGCGCCGCTTGCCGACTGCCCCTCTCCCCGGCCCTCTCCCCCGGCAGGTCCCATCAAAGTGCTACTTTGATGGGGGCCCAGGGGGAGAGGGAGAATTATTCTGCCGCCTCGGCGAGGCCGTCCTCGTCGTCGGCGTTGCTGTTCAGCTCGACGTTGAGACCCAGAGACCGCATTTCCTTGACGAGCACGTTGAAGCTCTCCGGAATGCCGGCCTCGAAGGTGTCGTCGCCCTTGACGATCGCTTCGTAGACCTTGGTGCGGCCGATGACGTCGTCCGACTTCACGGTCAGCATTTCCTGCAGCGTGTAGGCGGCGCCGTAGGCCTGGAGCGCCCAGACCTCCATCTCACCGAAGCGCTGACCGCCGAACTGGGCCTTGCCGCCCAGCGGCTGCTGGGTGACGAGGCTGTACGGCCCGATCGAGCGGGCGTGGATCTTGTCGTCCACGAGGTGGTGCAGCTTCAGCATGTAGATGTAGCCGACGGTCACCTTGCGGTCGAACGCCTCGCCGGTGCGGCCGTCGAAGAGCGTCACCTGACCCGAGGGATCGAGGCCCGCTTTCTCCAGCATCGCCGACACGTCCGCCTCGCGGGCGCCGTCGAACACCGGAGTGCCCATCGGAACGCCGCTGACGAGGATCGACGCCATTTCCATGATCTCGTCGTCCTCACGGGAGTCGATCTCGGCATGGTAATGGTCGCCGTAGATGTCCTTCAGCTTGGCGCGGACCTGGCCCGCATCATTGGCGTCGAACTTTTCGGCGCGATGACGGATGTCTTCCAGCATCTCCGAGATCTGCTTGCCGAGGCCGCGGGCGGCCCAGCCGAGATGGGTCTCGAAAATCTGTCCGACGTTCATGCGCGAGGGCACGCCCAACGGATTGAGCACGATGTCGACCGGGGTTCCGTCCTCCAGGAACGGCATGTCCTCGTTCGGCAGGATGCGGCTGATCACGCCCTTGTTGCCGTGACGGCCTGCCATCTTGTCGCCCGGCTGCAGCTTGCGCTTCACCGCGACGAACACCTTGACCATCTTGAGGACGCCCGGCGGCAGCTCATCGCCGCGCTCCAGCTTCTCGATGCGATCCTCGAGCCGGCGACGGATCGCAGCTTCGGCATCGTCATATTGCGCCTTCACCGCTTCGAGATCGGCCTGGACACGGTCATCCTTGACCGCGAACTTCCACCATTCGTGACGCTCGACGCTGTCGAGGGTCTCGAGGTCGATGTCGCCGCCCTTCTTGACGCCCTTCGGCGCCGCGGTGGCGTTCTGGCCGAGCAGCATCTCGCGAAGACGCGAATAGGTCGCGCGCTTCAGGATGGTGCGCTCGTCGTCGGCGTCCTTGCGGAGCCGATCCTTTTCCTCCGCCTGGATGGCACGGGTACGGTCGTCGATGTCGATGCCGTGACGATTGAAGACGCGGACCTCGACCACCGTTCCGGCCACGCCCGGGGGCAGGCGGAGCGAGGTGTCGCGAACGTCGGAGGCCTTCTCGCCGAAGATGGCGCGGAGGAGCTTCTCCTCCGGAGTCATCGGGCTTTCGCCCTTCGGCGTGATCTTGCCGACCAGGATGTCGCCCGGCTCCACTTCGGCGCCGATATAGACGATTCCGGCCTCGTCTAGGTTGCGCAGCGCTTCTTCGCCGACGTTCGGGATGTCGCGGGTGATGTCTTCGGGCCCAAGCTTGGTGTCGCGGGCCATCACCTCGAATTCTTCGATGTGGATCGAGGTGAAGACGTCGTCCTTGACGATCCGTTCGGAGATCAGGATCGAATCTTCGTAATTGTAGCCGTTCCACGGCATGAACGCGACCAGCACGTTCCGGCCGAGGGCGAGCTCGCCCATCTCGGTCGAGGGACCGTCGGCGATGACGTCACCGGCGTTGACCACGTCTCCCACCTTCACCAGCGGACGCTGGTTGATGCAGGTATTCTGGTTCGAACGCTGGAACTTCATCAACGTGTAGATGTCGACGCCGGACTTGCCGGCCTCGATCTCGCCGGTCGCGCGGATGACGATACGGGTCGCGTCGACCTGATCGACGATGCCCGAGCGGCGGGCGGCGATGGCGGCGCCGGAATCGCGGGCGACCGTTTCTTCCATGCCGGTGCCGACGAACGGCGCCTCGGCACGAACCAGCGGCACTGCCTGGCGCTGCATGTTCGAGCCCATCAAGGCGCGGTTGGCGTCGTCATTTTCCAGGAAGGGGATGAGCGAGGCGGCGACCGAGACCAGCTGCTTCGGCGACACGTCCATCAGGGTGATGATGTCGCGCGGCGCCATCAGGAACTCGCCGGCCTGACGGGCCGAGATGAGATCCTCGATCAGATTGCCGTTCTCGTCGATCTCGGCATTGGCCTGGGCGATCGTGTGCTTACCCTCTTCCATCGCGGAGAGGTAGACCACGTCGTTGGTGACCTTGCCGTCGTTCACCTTGCGGTACGGCGTTTCGATGAAGCCGTATTTGTTGACCCGGCTGAAGCTGGCGAGCGAGTTGATCAGGCCGATATTCGGCCCTTCCGGAGTCTCAATCGGGCAGATGCGGCCATAATGGGTCGGGTGGACGTCGCGAACCTCGAAGCCCGCGCGTTCGCGGGTAAGGCCGCCCGGCCCGAGCGCCGACACGCGACGCTTGTGCGTCACTTCGGAGAGCGGGTTGGTCTGGTCCATGAACTGCGACAGCTGTGAGGAACCGAAGAATTCGCGCACCGCGGCCACCGCCGGCTTGGCGTTGATCAGGTCGTTCGGCATCACGGTCGAGACGTCGACCGAGCTCATCCGCTCCTTCACCGCGCGCTCCATGCGGAGCAGGCCGACGCGATACTGGTTCTCGAGCAATTCGCCGACCGAACGCACGCGTCGGTTGCCGAGATTGTCGATGTCGTCGATGTCGCCCTTGCCGTCCTTCAGGTCGACCAGGGTCTTGACGACCGCGATGATGTCTTCCTTGCGGAGCGTCGTCACCGTGTCCTCGACCTGCAGGTCGAGACGCATGTTGAGCTTGACGCGGCCGACCGCAGACAGGTCGTAGCGCTCCGGATCGAAGAACAAGCCGGCGAACAAAGCGTCGGCGGTCTCGCGCGTCGGCGGTTCGCCGGGGCGCATCACGCGGTAGATGTCGGCAAGCGCCTGATCGCGATCCTCGGCCTTGTCGGCCTTCAGCGTGTTGCGCATCCAGGCGCCGATGTTGACGTGATCGATGTCGAGCAATTCGATCCGATCGATGCCGGCCGCGTCGAGGCGCTCGAGATTTTCGGGCGACACTTCGTCACCGGCCTCGATGTAGATCTCGCCACTATTCTCGTTGATCAGATCGAACGCCGAATAACGGCCGAAAATCTCTTCGGTCGGGATGACGAGCTGGGTGAGGCCATCCTTGGCCGCCTTGTTGGCGGCGCGCGGCGTGATCTTGGTGCCGGCGGCGAAGGCGATCTCGCCGGTTTCGCCGTTGACGATGTCGAAGGTCGGCTTCTGGCCGCGCCAGGTCTCGGCGACATAGGGGATCTGCCAGCCATTCTTGCCGCGGACGAAGGTCACGCGATCGTAGAAGGTGTTGAGGATCTCCTCGCTCGACATGTCGAGCGCGTGCAGCAGCGCCGTCACCGGCAGCTTGCGCTTACGGTCGATACGGACGTTGACGATGTCCTTGGCGTCGAACTCGAAATCGAGCCATGAGCCGCGATAAGGGATAACGCGGGCGGCAAAGAGATACTTGCCCGACGCGTGGGTCTTGCCGCGGTCGTGATCGAACAGCACGCCCGGCGAGCGGTGCATCTGGCTGACGATGACGCGCTCGGTGCCGTTGACGATGAACGTGCCGTTGTGCGTCATCAGCGGCATGTCGCCCATGTAGACGTCCTGCTCCTTGATATCGAGCACGGAGCGGGTCTCGGTATCGGGATCGACCTCGAACACGATCAGGCGAAGGGTGACTCGCATCGGGGCGGCATAGGTCATGCCGCGCTGACGGCATTCCTCGATGTCGTACTTCGGATCCTCGAGTTCGTAATTGACGAAATCGAGCTCGGCGGTGCCGGCGAAATCGCGGATCGGGAAGACCGAGCGGAGCGTCTTCTCCAGGCCCGAGACATAGGCGTCCTGGGGCCGCGAGCGCAGGAACTGCTCGTAGCTGTCGCGCTGAACCTCGATGAGGTTCGGCATTTCGGAGACTTCGTGGATGTTTCCGAAGATCTTGCGGATGCGCTTGGAGGCCGTCGAGCGGGTCTCGGGGGCCTTGGGAGCGGTGGTCGCCATGGAGGTTTTTCTCGCCTTCGCCGTCAGAATTGGGCGCGCCTGAAGACGCAAAAAGCCGCGAGTCCCTCTGACCGGAGACCGCAGCTTCAGCGTCCTGAATTCCCCATCGGCTCAATGCGTTGAACACGCTGCGCGACGGCGTGTCCTGTTCCGATGCCTATGGGGTGTGACGGCTATTTAGGGACGCGGACCGGCGATGTAAAGCCCTGGTTACGGGGATTTACGGAGGCTCGGCGCGCGAGCCGTCACAGTGCGCCGAAAGGGTCCTGGGGCGGGGAAGCGATCGGGACCGCATCCGGCACCATCCTCACGCCGCGATCCCGCCGCGCCGGAGCTTTGTGACGATCGACGGGGGCCGCGGCGATCCCGGCGGAGACCGGTCCGAGCCGCCGCGCCGGAGCGCGCCACCGGGTCTCGGTGCTGACATCAGACCGGAAGCGGGACGAGGAAGAGCGG
The nucleotide sequence above comes from Sphingosinicella sp. BN140058. Encoded proteins:
- the rpoC gene encoding DNA-directed RNA polymerase subunit beta', with product MNELTNFANPVAKPETFDQIKIGIASPERIRSWSFGEIKKPETINYRTFKPERDGLFCARIFGPIKDYECLCGKYKRMKYKGIVCEKCGVEVTVSKVRRERMGHIELAAPVAHIWFLKSLPSRIGLLLDMQLKQLERILYFESYVVIEPGLTPLEKYQLLTEDELIEAQDEHGEDAFSAGIGAEAVKQMLIDLDLEGEREALLKDLAETKSELKPKKIIKRLKVVESFLESGNRPEWMILDVVPVIPPELRPLVPLDGGRFATSDLNDLYRRVINRNNRLKRLMELRAPDIIVRNEKRMLQEAVDALFDNGRRGRTITGANKRPLKSLSDMLKGKQGRFRQNLLGKRVDYSGRSVIVTGPELKLHQCGLPKKMALELFKPFIYSRLDAKGLSMTLKQAKKWVEKERKEVWDILDEVIREHPVLLNRAPTLHRLGIQAFEPVLIEGKAIQLHPLVCAAFNADFDGDQMAVHVPLSLEAQLEARVLMMSTNNILSPANGKPIIVPSQDMVLGLYYLSLEREGEPGEGALLSDMQEVHQALNAGAVTLHTKIVSRVPQTDEQGKQYMKRFETTPGRMLLGETLPKSHKVPFETVNRLLTKKEIGDVIDTVYRHTGQKETVLFADAIMGLGFRHAFRAGISFGKDDMIIPHEKVALVDETRALVKDYEQQYQDGLITQQEKYNKVIDAWSRCGDQVANAMMEKIKAQPKDENGRMAQINSIYMMAHSGARGSQAQMKQLAGMRGLMAKPSGEIIETPIISNFKEGLTVLEYFNSTHGARKGLADTALKTANSGYLTRRLVDVSQDCVIVEEDCGTENALEMRAIVQGGAVIASLGERILGRTPSADIVDEKTGTVLAKEGELIDEAGALKIDELGVQAVKIRSPLICESEHGVCGKCYGRDLARGTPVNIGEAVGVIAAQSIGEPGTQLTMRTFHIGGAAQLNETSNLEATVDGTIELRDLPTIVDPRGRRVAMARNGELAIVDMDGRERSSHRIPYGAHLMVDHGHIVNKGDRIAEWDPFMMPVITEKGGIVKFQDLIEGKTLAEQTDEATGIAQRIVTEFRGSARSKEDLRPRITLLDEQSGEAARYMLAPGAMMSVEDGQRVQGGEVLARVSREAAKTRDITGGLPRVAELFEARKPKENAIIAKVSGRVAFGKDYKAKRKIAIIPDDGSDPVEYLVPKSKVIDVQEGDFVKRGDNLIGGSPDPHDILEVLGVVALAEYLVSEIQEVYRLQGVKINDKHIETIVRQMLQKVEITDGGDTTLLAGEQVDLQEMRDINAKLNPKQRPAEGKPVLLGITKASLQTRSFISAASFQETTRVLTEASVQGKIDTLDGLKENVIVGRLIPAGTGAGMNRYRIAATSRDAALRAQHRSLQESLYAPNSAAEEHAAELAQGPEAAIGNDPLGDVTPSGHGTDADAGEYLQS
- the rpoB gene encoding DNA-directed RNA polymerase subunit beta — translated: MATTAPKAPETRSTASKRIRKIFGNIHEVSEMPNLIEVQRDSYEQFLRSRPQDAYVSGLEKTLRSVFPIRDFAGTAELDFVNYELEDPKYDIEECRQRGMTYAAPMRVTLRLIVFEVDPDTETRSVLDIKEQDVYMGDMPLMTHNGTFIVNGTERVIVSQMHRSPGVLFDHDRGKTHASGKYLFAARVIPYRGSWLDFEFDAKDIVNVRIDRKRKLPVTALLHALDMSSEEILNTFYDRVTFVRGKNGWQIPYVAETWRGQKPTFDIVNGETGEIAFAAGTKITPRAANKAAKDGLTQLVIPTEEIFGRYSAFDLINENSGEIYIEAGDEVSPENLERLDAAGIDRIELLDIDHVNIGAWMRNTLKADKAEDRDQALADIYRVMRPGEPPTRETADALFAGLFFDPERYDLSAVGRVKLNMRLDLQVEDTVTTLRKEDIIAVVKTLVDLKDGKGDIDDIDNLGNRRVRSVGELLENQYRVGLLRMERAVKERMSSVDVSTVMPNDLINAKPAVAAVREFFGSSQLSQFMDQTNPLSEVTHKRRVSALGPGGLTRERAGFEVRDVHPTHYGRICPIETPEGPNIGLINSLASFSRVNKYGFIETPYRKVNDGKVTNDVVYLSAMEEGKHTIAQANAEIDENGNLIEDLISARQAGEFLMAPRDIITLMDVSPKQLVSVAASLIPFLENDDANRALMGSNMQRQAVPLVRAEAPFVGTGMEETVARDSGAAIAARRSGIVDQVDATRIVIRATGEIEAGKSGVDIYTLMKFQRSNQNTCINQRPLVKVGDVVNAGDVIADGPSTEMGELALGRNVLVAFMPWNGYNYEDSILISERIVKDDVFTSIHIEEFEVMARDTKLGPEDITRDIPNVGEEALRNLDEAGIVYIGAEVEPGDILVGKITPKGESPMTPEEKLLRAIFGEKASDVRDTSLRLPPGVAGTVVEVRVFNRHGIDIDDRTRAIQAEEKDRLRKDADDERTILKRATYSRLREMLLGQNATAAPKGVKKGGDIDLETLDSVERHEWWKFAVKDDRVQADLEAVKAQYDDAEAAIRRRLEDRIEKLERGDELPPGVLKMVKVFVAVKRKLQPGDKMAGRHGNKGVISRILPNEDMPFLEDGTPVDIVLNPLGVPSRMNVGQIFETHLGWAARGLGKQISEMLEDIRHRAEKFDANDAGQVRAKLKDIYGDHYHAEIDSREDDEIMEMASILVSGVPMGTPVFDGAREADVSAMLEKAGLDPSGQVTLFDGRTGEAFDRKVTVGYIYMLKLHHLVDDKIHARSIGPYSLVTQQPLGGKAQFGGQRFGEMEVWALQAYGAAYTLQEMLTVKSDDVIGRTKVYEAIVKGDDTFEAGIPESFNVLVKEMRSLGLNVELNSNADDEDGLAEAAE